Within the Nocardioides humi genome, the region GCTCGGCCTCGTCGACGTACATCTCGTAGTAGTGGACGCCGTCGAAGTCCCGGGCGAGGTCGACCATCTGCCCGGCCGTCGCCTTCGCCTCGGCCCAGTCGGCCGAACGCCCCTGGTTCACGGCTCTCGCCCGAATCACCGACATGACCGACTCCTCGCCCTGGCATCCTCGACGTAGTTTCGCCAGCATAGAGCTCAACGAGCGCGCTTTTCAATATCCTCGCGATTTTGGCCAAAACTTTCGAATGTCTTTCCGACATAGTGGCGTATGATTCATGTCCTACGACGCCGGCCGAGGGGCCGAGAGGGGACGACGATCCGTGGACGACCTGGAACGGCTCCTGGCCATCGAGGAGATCAAGAAGCTCAAGGCCCGGTACTTCCGCTACCTGGACCAGCACCGGTGGGAGGAGTACCGCGCCCTGTTCACCGAGGACCTGGTGCTGGACATCCCGGAGACGCCGGGGCCGCGCCGCACCCGCGACCAGTTCGTCGACGGCGCACGCGCCCACCTGGACGCCGGGCTCTCCATCCATCACGGGCACACGCCGGAGATCGAGATCCTGGACGACGAGACGGCGGAGGGCATCTGGGCGATGGAGGACCTGGTCGTCCCCGACCCCGCCACCGGGCGCGCGGCCTTCACCGGCGCCGGCTACTACCTCGAGAAGTACCGCAAGGTCGACGGCTCGTGGCGGATCTGCCACCTGAGCCTCCAGCGCCTCAGGAAGGACGAGATCACCGCATGAGCGACCAGAACCAGAACCCGACCCTGCGCCTGGACTGCCCGTGCGGCGCACGCCTCCAGGGCCCGAGCGAGGACGAGCTCGTCGAGGCCGTCCAGGCGCACCTGGCCCAGCGCCATCCCGGCAGGGAGTACTCCCGCGAGGAGATCCTGTTCCTGGCCTTCTGAGGCCGCACTCACCAGGAGATCCACGTGTCTTCCGCCCGCCCCCTGGTCGACTTCGACCATCACTCCGCCGCGTTCGCCGCCGACCCGGACGGCATCCTGCGGGCCTTGCGCACCGCCAGCCCCGTCGCCTACACCGACCACTACGGCGGCTTCTACGTGATCACCGGCTACGACGAGGTCCGTCAGGTCCTGCTCGACGACAGGTCCTTCTCCGTGGAGAGGGACCCGGACGGTCGCGGCGGCCTGCTGATCCCGCCCAGCACCCATGCCCGGGAGACCCTCCTCCCGGGCGAGATCGACCCACCCCGCCACACCGCCTTCCGGCGACTGCTCACCCACCGCTTCGCACGCAACGCCGTGCAGGCGTACCGGCCGGCCACCCAGGGCTTCGTCGACGAATGTCTCGACGAGATCGTCGCCCTCGGCGACTTCGACGTCGTCCACCACCTCGGCGCGCCGGTGCCGCTCGCGCTGACCGTGCATCTCCTCGGCCTGCCCGGCTCCGCGGAGCAGCGCGCTCGGCACAAGCTCGCCGTGGAGGAGGTCTTCGGCCTCGGGAAGACCCGGGGGACGCAGGAGGGACTGGCCGCGGTCGACGGGCTGTCGGAGCAGATCCGCCGCACCATGGACGAGCGACGCCGAGCGCCGCGCGACGACGTCATCAGCGATCTCGTGTCCGCCGATGCACCGCGCCTGGCCGACGTGGAGATCCGGGGCTTCATCATGAACCTCCTGGCCGGCGGACTCCCGACGACGGCGTCGACCACCGCGCACGCGCTGCTGGCGCTGCACCACGACCGGTCACTGCGACAGCGCCTGATCGACGACCCCGACCTGGTCGGCCCCGCCGTCGACGAGTTCGTGCGGACGAGCTCTCCCTCAGTCTCCCTGGCGCGAACCGTGCGCGAGCAGGTGGAGGTCGGCGGGGTCCCCTTCACACCCGGCGACCGCGTCCTCGTGCTCCTGCCGTCTGCGAACGTCGATGCGCGCAGATACACCTCACCCGAGACCATCGACCTCGAGCGTGGCGGCCAGCACCTGGCCTTCGGCGCCGGCGCGCACTACTGCCTCGGCGTCCACCTCGCACGGCTCGAGCTCACTCTCATGCTGACCGCGGTCCTCACGCGCCTCCCCGACTACAGCATCGACGAGGGCCTCGTGCAGCGACTCCCCATGCGGGGGATGCTGAACGGCTACGTCTCGATGCCGGCACACACCAACCTCCCGTAGAACCCACCGCCACCCGGAGGCCTCTCGTGCCGAGGGCGTGGCGCTCGCGAAGGGAACCGTCACCCATGACCGATCATCCAGGACTGGTCGCCGGGCAGGTCGCCGTCGTCGCCGGAGCCGGATCCGGCATCGGCCGAGCGGTCGCCGCGGCGTACGTCCGCGAGGGCGGCCGCGTGCTCGTCGCCGACCGCTCCGGCGCCGAGCAGGACGTCGCCCGGGAGATCGGCTCCGCGGCGACCCCGCTGTCGGCCGACATGACCGACCCCGCCCGCGTGGAGAGCATGGTCCGGGAGGCGCACGCCCGGCACGGCCGGCTCGACGCCGTGATCAACACGGTGGGCGTGTGCGACGTCTTCGACCCCATCGTGGACCTCGACCCCGCGGACTTCGACCGGATCGTCCGGGTCAACCTCACCTCGGCGTTCCTCTCCATCAAGTACGCCGTCCCGCTGATGCGCGCCGCGGGTGGCGGGTCGATCGTCACCTTCTCCTCGGTCGGCGGCTTCGCCGCCACCGAGGGGATCGCGGCCTACTCGGCGGCGAAGGCCGGCATCGTGATGCTGACCCGGAGCGCGGCCCTGGAGTACGGGCCGGACAACATCCGGGTCAATGCGGTCTGCCCCGGCCCGATCCGCACGCCGATGAACGAGCCGGTCTTCGCCGAGCCCGGACGCTACGACGCCCTGCGCGCCTCGATCGCGATGGACCGCGTCGGCGAGCCGGACGAGGTGGCCGAGATGGCCGTCGTGCTGGCCAGCGACCGGGCCTCGTTCGTCACGGGGGTCGCCCTGCCGGTCGACGGCGGGCGACTGGTCTCCGCGGACAGCCGCCGCGCCGCCACCCCGGAGCACTGAGCCGGCCCGGACGTCCGGGCCGGCTCGACGATCAGACGCCGACCACCCGGCGAGGACGCCAGCCCGGGCGGGGCACGGAGTCGATCAGCAGCCGGGTGTAGGGGTGCTGCGGCCGGTCGAGCACGTCCTCGGTACGGCCGCGCTCGACGATCTCGCCCTCGCGCATGACGATGACCTCGTCGCTGATCTGCCGGACCACGGCGAGGTCGTGGGACACGAACAGATAGGCGATGTCGACCTCCTCGCGGATGTCGCGGAGCATGTTGAGCACCTGGGCCTGGATCGACACGTCGAGCGCCGAGACCGCCTCGTCGAGGACCAGGACCCGCGGCTCGGCCGCGAGGGCCCGGGCGATCGCCACCCGCTGCCGCTGCCCGCCGGAGAGGTGGCGTGGCAGCGCCCGGCCCTGGCGCTCGTCCAGGCCGACCTGGTCGAGCAGGCGCTGGATCCGCTCCCGGCGCCAGTGATCGTCGCGCTCTGGGAAGTGGAGCCTCAGGACGCTCGCGATGCACGAGCTCACGCTCTGCCGGGGGTCGAGGGAGGCGTACGGGTTCTGGAAGACCATCTGGATGTCGCGCGCCCGGCGCCGGCGCTCGCCGCCGGTGATCCGCCCGCTTCCGTGCTCGCGTCCGGCCACGACGATGCGTCCGGCCGTCGGGGTCTCCAGGCCGACCAGCATCCGTGCCGTGGTGGACTTCCCCGAGCCCGACTCCCCGACGACGGCGAGCGATCCGCCGGCCGCGACGCTGAAGGTCGAGCCGGCGACCGCGACCAGCTCCCGCCGGCGGCGCAGGCCGCCGCGCAGGACATAG harbors:
- a CDS encoding DUF1059 domain-containing protein, which codes for MSDQNQNPTLRLDCPCGARLQGPSEDELVEAVQAHLAQRHPGREYSREEILFLAF
- a CDS encoding cytochrome P450 encodes the protein MSSARPLVDFDHHSAAFAADPDGILRALRTASPVAYTDHYGGFYVITGYDEVRQVLLDDRSFSVERDPDGRGGLLIPPSTHARETLLPGEIDPPRHTAFRRLLTHRFARNAVQAYRPATQGFVDECLDEIVALGDFDVVHHLGAPVPLALTVHLLGLPGSAEQRARHKLAVEEVFGLGKTRGTQEGLAAVDGLSEQIRRTMDERRRAPRDDVISDLVSADAPRLADVEIRGFIMNLLAGGLPTTASTTAHALLALHHDRSLRQRLIDDPDLVGPAVDEFVRTSSPSVSLARTVREQVEVGGVPFTPGDRVLVLLPSANVDARRYTSPETIDLERGGQHLAFGAGAHYCLGVHLARLELTLMLTAVLTRLPDYSIDEGLVQRLPMRGMLNGYVSMPAHTNLP
- a CDS encoding ATP-binding cassette domain-containing protein, coding for MTAEDVVTVEDLRKVYVLRGGLRRRRELVAVAGSTFSVAAGGSLAVVGESGSGKSTTARMLVGLETPTAGRIVVAGREHGSGRITGGERRRRARDIQMVFQNPYASLDPRQSVSSCIASVLRLHFPERDDHWRRERIQRLLDQVGLDERQGRALPRHLSGGQRQRVAIARALAAEPRVLVLDEAVSALDVSIQAQVLNMLRDIREEVDIAYLFVSHDLAVVRQISDEVIVMREGEIVERGRTEDVLDRPQHPYTRLLIDSVPRPGWRPRRVVGV
- a CDS encoding nuclear transport factor 2 family protein: MDDLERLLAIEEIKKLKARYFRYLDQHRWEEYRALFTEDLVLDIPETPGPRRTRDQFVDGARAHLDAGLSIHHGHTPEIEILDDETAEGIWAMEDLVVPDPATGRAAFTGAGYYLEKYRKVDGSWRICHLSLQRLRKDEITA
- a CDS encoding SDR family NAD(P)-dependent oxidoreductase, encoding MTDHPGLVAGQVAVVAGAGSGIGRAVAAAYVREGGRVLVADRSGAEQDVAREIGSAATPLSADMTDPARVESMVREAHARHGRLDAVINTVGVCDVFDPIVDLDPADFDRIVRVNLTSAFLSIKYAVPLMRAAGGGSIVTFSSVGGFAATEGIAAYSAAKAGIVMLTRSAALEYGPDNIRVNAVCPGPIRTPMNEPVFAEPGRYDALRASIAMDRVGEPDEVAEMAVVLASDRASFVTGVALPVDGGRLVSADSRRAATPEH